One stretch of Macaca nemestrina isolate mMacNem1 chromosome 17, mMacNem.hap1, whole genome shotgun sequence DNA includes these proteins:
- the LOC105469093 gene encoding small ribosomal subunit protein bS21m — protein sequence MAKHLKFIARTVMVQEGNVEGAYRILNRILTMDGLIEDIKRRRYYEKPCRRRQRESYERCQRIYNMEMARKINFLMRKNRADPWQGC from the coding sequence ATGGCAAAACATCTGAAGTTCATCGCCAGGACTGTGATGGTACAGGAAGGGAACGTGGAAGGTGCATACAGGATCCTAAACAGAATCCTCACTATGGATGGGCTCATTGAGGACATTAAACGTCGGCGGTATTATGAGAAGCCATGCCGCCGGCGACAGAGGGAAAGCTATGAAAGGTGCCAGCGGATCTACAACATGGAAATGGCTCGCAAGATCAACTTCTTGATGCGAAAGAATCGGGCAGATCCGTGGCAGGGCTGCTGA